From uncultured Pseudodesulfovibrio sp.:
ATCCTTCAAAATAACGATTCGGTCGGCCAGTGTCATGGCCTCGATCTGGTCGTGGGTAACGTAAATCGTGGTCGTCGCCATGCGTAGGTGCATCTTGCGAAGTTCCATGCGCATCTGGGTTCTGAGCTGGGCATCAAGGTTCGAAAGCGGTTCATCAAACAAAAACACGTCAGGCTTGCGGACCATGGCACGGCCCATAGCGACACGCTGACGTTGCCCACCGGAAAGCTCTGAGGGTTTGCGATCAAGGTAGGGACCAAGTTCAAGAACTTGAGCGGCCTCATTAACCTTGGCTTCAACATCCGCCTTGGACTTATTACGCATCTTCAGGGAAAAACCCATATTCTCACGCACGGACATATGCGGATACAAGGCATAGTTCTGAAAAACCATGGCCACGTTACGGTCCTTGGGAGACACCTGATTGACCACACGGTCGCCAATAAGGACTTCACCACCAGATATGGCTTCCAACCCTGCAACCATACGCAGGACAGTGGATTTACCACAACCAGAAGGCCCGACAAGGACGATGAATTCATTATCCTTGATATCAAGGTCGATGCCGTGAACCACTTCCACGTCGCCGTACCGCTTGACCACTTTTTTCAACTCAACATTTGCCATATCTGCCGTCTCTTTAGGTTTCCTGATGCAATAAGCTATTTCACAAAAAACTTGAACAATATTGTCTGGACAAACTCCTGCCCCGGTTCAAGGGACACTTCCGGGAATCCCGGTTGATTGGGAGCATCCACGAACCCTTGTGCTTCCAAACAAAATCCGGAGCGGGAATGATACATCAAACCACCCTTGCCCGGCAATGAATCCGGGATGTAATCCCCCGAATAGAACTGCACCCCGGGACTGGTCGTCCAGACCTCCATCCCCCGTCCTGAGCCCGGCTCCAACACAGTGGCGGCCAGTCGCAATGTCGACGCGGAATCGTCCAATACATAATAATGATCGTACCCTCGACCATTGGTATTATCTGCAATCCGACGACCAATAGTCTCCGAATGCATAAAATCGAGATGTGTACCACTGGCTTCTGTCATCTGCCCTGTGGGAATTAATGCGGTATCCACTTCCAACACGCGACTGGCTGGAATACACAATTCATGCCCCAGACAATCCTTCCCCGGAAGTCCTGACAAATTGAAATAACTATGATGGGTTGTGTTCACGACAGTGGCTTTATCCGTTGTGGCCTTAAAATCAAGACGCAGTCCATCCGCAGTCAGAGTATATAAAGCCGAACATTCCAGCTTACCGGGATACCCCATTTCCCGATCCGGGCTAACATGTCGCAAGCGTACACTTGGTCCTTCGTCAGTCTCTATCGACTCACTATCCCAGACCTGCTTATGAAAGCCATTGCAGCCACCATGCAGATGATGCTCACCACAATTTTTCTCAAGTTCAAAGGACTTCCCATTTAATACAAAACGAGCATGACTGACCCGATTGGCCACCCGTCCAATCAGACATCCGAAATACCATGGGTTCGCGACATATTCCTCCAAAGTATCAAAACCAAGTGTCACATCCGCCAAATTCCCATCCCGATCCGGCGCAGTCAGTCGTGTAAGGATTCCGCCATATGTAGCAATGGAGGCTTTCATACCGCCTGAATTGGTCAGGGTGAACAAATCCACCGGGGTTCCATCGTCCAAGGCACCCCATCGTGTGCGTTGAACACTCATGACCGCCCCCTCGCCAAGGACGAACCACGGACCAACAATTGGGTTTCCAATGTCACAGTCTCAGGCACAAAATTTTCACCAGCTTCAAACTGCTTGAGCAACAACTTCACAGCCATCCGTCCAATCTCGAATGCAGGCTGAAACACTGTGGTCAATGCCGGTTCGATAAGCGCCGCAGCGGGCGTGTCTGAAAAACCGACAAGGGCCACGTCATCAGGGATTCGCACCCCCGCTTCCTTGAAGCGTGTAAACAGGCCAACGGCCACAGGATCATTGATGGCAAGAATGGCCTCGGGCATTTCGTCCATGGCAAGATACTTTTCAGCCCCGGCTCGACCATCTTCTTCCCTGTACCCGCCATGCAAATGGAATTTGTCTTCCACAGTCAAACCATTATCACGCATGGCATCCCGATATCCCTCAAACCGATGTTGGTTCAAGGCTATACCGTCCTGTCCGGCAAGATGCCCGATACGTCGATAACCGGATTCTATAAGATGGGTCACGGCACCATACGCCGCACGATAATCATCCACCACGACCTTACTGGTATCCAATCCTTCCACAACCCTATCAAACTGCACTAATGGCACATTCTGACGAATGACACCGGAAAGATGTTCATGGTTCGTCGTCTCCGAAGAAATGGCGATAAGCAATCCTGCGACCTGATTGGCAACTAAAGCCTGAGTATTGATCATTTCACGGGCCAAAGTCTCGTTACTCTGACAAACCATAATAATGTAACCGTGTTCGTAGGCGACCTCTTCTATACCACTAATGACATTGGAAAAAAAATGATGACGAATTTCGGGAACAATCACGCCAATGGTGTTGCTCCGTTTTTTTTGCAATGACTGGGCAAGCTGATTGGGCTGATAGTGATATTTTTCGGCAGCTTCAGTCACCTTGCGTTTGGTGGCCAAGCTGATGTCAGGGTGATCGCGCAAGGCACGGGACACCGTTGACGGAGAAACTCCGAGTTTCTTGGCGAGGTCCTTGATCGTAAACGAACTCATGAAGAAGGTGCTCCATGAAGATCATTCAGTCGAATACAATCCATACCCGGTTTACGAATTTTCAACGGCAAAACCGCTCCGGGCTTAAACACGCCATCCATAAAATCACTATATTCCTGCACCAGTTCAGTGGGAACATACGCCTGTATGGTCCCGGCGAAACCGCCGCCCTGGATACGCCACGCTCCCCTGCCGCCAAGAAAACGTTCAGTCAATGTCAAAGCCAAAGGAATCCCTTGCTCCAACGCATTGGTGGTGCTGATACAGTTCTGAAGCAATCGCCATGACGAATCACCGGACTGATTCACCAGCCGAAGAAAACCGTCCATATCACCCGTTTGCAACGCAACTGCCTGCTGTTGGGCTCTTTCGCTTTCCTCAATGAAATGAATCAGACGAAGTACCCCTCTGTCACCGGCTTCCATACGGATACCGGAGACATTCTCCATCACCTGTTGCACAGTCAGACCACGTGCCACATCCTGCCCCAAGACACGCGCAGCACGCCCCATTTCCTCGGGAATGGCGGCGTATTCAGGTGTCAGATCAGCATGACTCCCACCGGTATCCACTACCACAAGTTGATAACCGGCGGCCTCAAAATCAAAATCAATTTGCGTCACTTGCGGGGTTTTCTGTGTCATAAAATCAATGGACAAAATCCCCTGAGTCGCACAGGCCAATTGGTCCATGAAACCACACGGTTTGCCAAAATGAATATTCTCGGCTTCACGACCGGCCGTGGCCAATTCCAACGATGTCCGCTTGCCCTCGCAATACAACTGGTTAAGAATCTGACCTATACAAACCTCAAAAGCCGCCGAAGAACTCAGCCCTGCCCCTATTGGGACATCACCTGAGATACAGGCATCGAAACCACCGACATTCCACCCACGGCTCACGAATCCAGCGACAACGCCACGAACTAACGCAGTAGATGTCCCTTCTTCTTCAACACGAGAAGCAAGGTCTGTGCAGTCGACCTCAATGCTGTCGGAAAAACCTTCTGACCTCACGCGAATAACAGTCCCGTCCACAGGACACGCCGCAGCCAAACAGTCAAAATGCACGCCCGCGGCCAGGACCACACCGTTGTTATGGTCCGTGTGATTACCACCAAGCTCTGTTCGCCCCGGCGCAGTCACTAAAACAGCCCTGTTGCATCCGCTCCATTTTTCCAATCGAGACAACAGGTTGCTATACCGCTGGCGTTGAATAAATAAAACAGAATCGCCATACAACTCAGTCAATGTTGCATCCAGAAAACCTGCGTTGAGCGCACGCAAATAGTCATGAATAAAAGCCATTACCTCATCTCCAGATAATGCACTTCGCCCTGCTCTCGAAGACGAATGGCTGCGGCTTCGGCAGTCAAATCACGCTGAGGCATGGCCATCATTTCATAACCGACCATGAACTTCTTGACTGATTTTGATCGCAAAAGAGGTGGATAATAATGGATATGAAAATGCCAATGAGGATGCCCCTCGCCGTCGGAAGGAGCCTGATGAATACCCATGGAATAAGGAAATGATGTCTGGAAAAGATTATCGTAACGAATATTCAACCGGACCATGGCATCGGCCAGATCATCCCGAATGGGAGCATCCATTTCAAGGATGGATGTCATATGCTTCTTGGGCAAAATCATCGTCTCAAAAGGCCAGGTCGCCCAAAATGGCACCAAAACGACAAAAGAATCATTCTCAAAGATAATCCGCTCGCCCCGTTTCATTTCCGTCTCAAGATAGGAGCAGAGCAAGCAGGAATCATGCTCCTGAAGATATGCAGACTGCCGCCCACCTTCCGTGGCTGGATACATGGGCACATTCCGAGTGGCCCATATCTGTCCATGAGGATGCGGGTTGGAACACCCCATGACCGATCCTCGGTTTTCAAATATCTGAACATATCCGATATCATCACGAACACCCAGTGCCTGAAATTCAGTACACCAGATGTCCACAACCTTTCGAGCCTGAGCAACGCCGAGTCGTGCCAAGGTCAAATCATGGCGAGGGGAATAACAGAGGACACGACACACGCCCGTCTCCGGTTCCGCGACCAAAAGGGAGTTATTGTCAAGAGACACTTCGGTCTCTTCCGGCATATCCGGCAAAAGAGCTGCGAAATCATTGGTGAAAACAAATGTTTCTTCGTAGGCAGGATTGACCGCGCCACCCGCACGGACATTGCCGGGACAGAGATAACAACTGTCGTCGTACTCAGGAAGAGTCGCCAGATCTGGCTCTTCCTGTTGCCCTTGCCAAGGACGTTTGGTTCTATGGGGCGAAACAAGCACCCACTCACCTGTAAGTTGATTCAACCGCCTGTGCGGATTGTCTTCGAAATTCATTATTTTCCCCGCAATCCCACTATCCAATTCCTCTCTTCAAGGGCTTTTCGCAAACGTTACCGCAAACGTTTGCAGAACGTTAGAAAAAAAACACGAAATCGTCACATTGTCAATATACCGGCCTGTTTTTTCAGTACACCCAGTAAAGACTCTGCAACTTAATTCATTTTATTTAAACTGAAATAACAGAATATTAAGAAGTAGATAGTCCCAATCATATCATATTTTTAGAAGTCTTCAGCCAACAATTCCTTCTGCAGACGGAACGTACAAAACGTACCATGAGAACCTACTCCCTCGAAAGTCACAAACTTTCCCATGACAAAGGCAGTCACGAAATGGGAAATTCACATCCCTGATTTATCCTCGAAATAGTCCGTCATAATTTGTTGGTACCGTCCACTTTCTTTCAGCCAACGAAGGCCATTATTAAATTTCTCCACCAATTCAAGCCCGGACGGTATTCGTCTGGAAATAATAAGATGAGACGCCCCCTTCCGTATTGGATGAGGGTGCACAACAACATGCGTCGCGTCAGGAAACCAGTTTTCCAGAATATGCAAACCAACTTCCTTATTACAGACAAACAGGTCGACCCTCCCGGCCACAAGCATTCTCATACCCTGCACATACCCTCGTGTCGTATGGATTTCCCCCGTACCGTTCTTGACCACTTTGGTAAACGTCTTCTGCGCAAGATCGCCCAACGCCGTCGCAATACGCATATCCATGACGTCCTCTACGTTTTCCCAATCAAATCCATTGTACCGATTATAGAAAAAGACTGTTTCCGACTCCATAACCGAATCACTGTAGAAAAAAATCTTTTCCCTTTCCCCACTTTTCAACCACCCTACAGAACCGGTTACCTCGCCATGGCTGGCCTTTTCATATGCACGTTTCCACGGCAGGCATTCGTACACAACCTCAACTCCTGAGAAGCGAAAAGCCTCTTCATATATAATTGAAGCCACTCCCTTTCCCGGAAGCTTTGAAGAGTGATAGGGGGGCCATTCTCCATATGTCAGAACGACTGTTTCCGCGGCCAAAGAGGGGGCGATAAACATCATGAGAGACAGCACAAAACTGAAAACGAATTGCATACAGCACTTCAAATTCAAAGACTCCTTTGCAATCAATCCGTAGCTCAATAAAAGAAAGACTTACTATGAATATACCACCATAAAAAAAACATGGCGATTATAAGTAAATCATTTCAATTCCCCAAAAGCGGGCAGTCGACTACAGACGATGATTGGGACCCACGTGATAAAACCAAATTTCTCGCTTGCAGATCATGCCATTCACGATATATTGAGGCCAACCGTTCACCGTCAAACCGATGAAGAGGTTCTTCATGAAAAAAATACGTTTCGGCATCCTTTCCACAGCCAAAATCGCCCGGACAAAAGTCATTCCCGCCATGCAAAAGGGAAAATTGACTGAAGTCACGGCCATAGCTTCGCGCACACTTGAAAACGCACAAAAAGCCGCCGAAGAACTGGGAATTGCCAAAGCGTATGGTAGCTACGAAAAACTGTTGGCCGACAAGCAGATTGATGCCGTTTACATCCCTCTGCCAAACCACCTCCATGTAGAGTGGACTCTCAAAGCCATGGACAAAGGTAAACACGTCCTGTGTGAAAAGCCCATGGGATTGACCAGTGGTGAAGTAAACAGACTTATCAACGCCACAGTTACGGCCCCGGATGCCAAAGTTATGGAAGGCTTCATGTATCGATTCCATCCGCAATGGATCGAAGCAAAGCGACTGGTAGACGAAGGGCAAATCGGTGACTTGGTCACCATCCAATCCTTTTTTTCCTACTTCAATACAGACCCTGACAATATTCGAAACAAGGCGGACCTCGGCGGTGGGGCCCTCATGGATATCGGATGCTATCCTGTGTCCTTGTCCCGATTCATTTTCAATGCCCAGCCTCGTCGCGCCATGAGTTTCATGAATCAGGACCCCGAATTTGGTACGGATCGTGTGTTTTCAGGCATGTTGGATTTCAATGGAAGGATTGCAACATTCACATGTTCCACTCAAGTAGCCGATTATCAGCGGGTTAATATTTTGGGCACGACTGGACGAATCGAAATACTCATCCCGTTTAATGCCCCGCCGGACGAACCATGTACGATTCTCCTTCAACAAGGAGCCAAAAAGGAAATGACGGTGCAACCCCTTTCCTTTGATCCTTGTGATCAATACACCCTGCAAGGCGACGCTTTTGCCAGAGCTATTCTTGATGACACACGACCACCGGCCACCCTCATGGATGCATTCGACAACATGCACGTCATCGACGCTCTGGTAAAGAGCGCACAAACAGGTCAATGGGAACGGAGCTAAACGTTTACTTTCTTTTTTTTCTGGACCACTTGACGTAATGATTTCAGGAGATCTTCTGTTTCAAGCGGTTTGGGAAGGTAGCCATCCATCCCCGCATCCAGAAGCTTTTCCCGATCTCCAGCCATGGTAAAAGCGGTCAAAGCATAAATAGGGACATCACGCCGGGACTCGCCAGCTTCTCCATTTCTGATACTCTTGGTGGCCGCCACTCCATCCATAACCGGCATTTGTACATCCATAAAAATGGCGTCAAACAGCTGGCTGCGCAACATTTCAACCGCTTTCAACCCGTTGGAAACAACCTGCACCGTACATCCTGCCTCTTGCAGAAAACGTTTGCCAACAAGACTATTAACTCGATCATCTTCAGCCAATAAAATATCAAGTTCGAACCTCTCTCCATCCTCACCCACCAAGTCGACGGACGTTGTCAGCTCTTGCGATGAAGACTCCCCAAACGGCAACACCATGTGGATGGCACTTCCCGCACCGACCTCACTCTCCACAGACATGTTGCCCCCCATAAGAGTCACCAAGCGCCTACAGATGGACAACCCAAGCCCTGCGCCCTGATACTTACGGGTGAAGCCCTGACTCCCTTGTACAAATGGCTCAAACAGAGAATCAATTTTATCCTTGCTTATACCTATTCCAGTATCCACAACGGAAAAATATACTCGATGCTCTCCCGGTCTCACAGGGGAAAGGACAGCGACCTCTACACAAACCTCCCCGACATCGGTATATTTGAGAGCATTACCCACAAGATTAATAAGTACCTGTTGAAGACGCGCACCGTCACCAACCATAAAATGCGGCACGTCATCACCCATAATGCAACGCAGTTCAACGCTGTCGGCATTAAATGAAAGATGAAAAAGATCAAAAACTTGTTTTATCAAATCCGTAAGGTTGAATGGGGCCCTTTCCATCTCCATCATTCCCGCTTCTACACGAGACAAATCAAGAATGTCGGAAAGCAATCGGTTGAGCCTCACGGCAGAATCCAATCCAGCCTGAGCATACTCATTCTGATCATCATCAAGTTCAGTGCCCAACATGAGAGACAGCATCCCTTGAATCCCATTGAGTGGAGTTCGAATTTCATGACTCATGTTTGCCAAAAATTCAGACTTGGTCTCATTGGCCGCTTCAGCCTGCTCCTTGGCTTCAATCAATTGATTATGGATACGCTTTATTTCGGACAGGTCCACATCCAGACAATACATGAATTTATCACCAGCCGCGGTTTGCTGCATGACGTGTGAAGAGTATACCGATACGAAATGTCCATCCTTGTGAACCAATTCCAATTCTCCAGCCGGAATCGCCACACCATCGGACAACCACTCTTCATGGCCTGCCTTCACCGCCTCGCGCATAGAATCTGGAATTATCAAATCCTCCAGCAGTTCCCCCATGGCTTCTTCCCGACTGTATCCATACAATTGTTCACTGGCGGGGTTCCAATACACAACCCGACGATCATGATCATACCCCTGCACCGCGATCATGTTCACGTTCTCAAATATCTCCCTGAAACGCTGTTCGCTCTCCAAAACAGCCTCTCGAGCGAGCTTCTGATCTGTAACATCTTCAAGGCGCCCCAAGATTAAAACCTGGTCCCTTCCCTTATCCTGCGTCAACACAGTGGTCATGACATACCAGCGGCCAGTCGCTCCATGAAAAAACTCTTCACTATGTGAGCGTCCTGTTCGCAAAGTTTTCAAGGCCGGACAATCTTTGCATTCCTCACCGTCTCTTTCAACGATCTGATGACATTTCATCCCCCGAATATCGGCATCAGGGAAAAGGGCCTGCATTTGCCTGTTGTGCCACGCAACAGTCAAATCGGGATAACACAACACCAACCCCACATTGAGTGAATTCAAGACACTGTCAAACCGATCACGCTCGACCACGACTCTCGAATACATGTTTTTTACTTCTGTAATATCACGGCCAACGAGATACACACCAAGTATCTGTCCGTCATCCCCACGACATGGGGTGTATCTGACATCCATATGTCGTCCGCCCATCCCGGGAAAATCTATCCATCCTTCGAAGTGGACGTCTTCACCGGCAAGACACTGCTCAAGGTATGCCTTTATGGTTGAATCAAAAACATCCTCTCCGATCACACAGGAGACGTGTATTCCAATGATATCCTCTTGGGAAACGTCCCAATATCGGCAATATTCCCGATTCACCGCAACATAATGTAATTTTTTATCAACGAACCCGATGACATCATGGAGTTGATCAAAAACTTCATGCACCCCGCGAAAGTCCATTGCAAGCCTCTCATTGCCACATGATTAATGGATTTCTGAAAACAAATTTCACTCATATAACGATACGCTATCACCAATAAATCGCAAGTTTTAGTTAGAACTGAGATGAAAAAACTCTATAATGGTCTGGTAAATTTCCTGTCCATAAACAGGACCTCCCCAACACCCAATGGCGTTAGGGAGGTCCTACTGAATAAACCCTTTCGGTTTCGTCTATTTTGCGGGAATAAAGGTCACGTTCGCGGAGTCTAAAGGCGAAAGAGTCTTCATGCTCTTGACGTATTCAATAAACGCCACAGCATCAACGAACCCGGTGTCATACCGTTGAGCGGCGTTCTTCATAACGGTATAGCCATCACCCCCACCGGCGAGATAGGTATTCGTGACCACTCGATATGAACGTCGGGGATCAAACGATTTCCATTGCCCGCCCTTCCCCTTGATTTCCAAACTTGCAACACGATCACCATCAGGTTTGTTCATGTCTGCAGTATACCGTGCGCCGCGCACATACGGAAAAGCTCCGCCACCACGAGTCACGCCGGTTTCCAGTGCAATCTTCACCTGAGCACCGGTCATATCCATGACATTAAGGGTGTTGTTAAACGGCATAAGCGTATAAGCCGTGCCCACGGTCATGTTTCCTCGGGGGACCGAATCACGCACTCCACCGCCGTTGAGCAAGGCAATGTCCACATCTTCACCAGTAGATGCCATCTTGGCGAGCATGCTTTGGCAGACTATCGGAGCTATCAAACTGCCGTGGGGCAAAGAAAGCCCGGATTCATCAATTCCCGGCACTCTGATGTGCGACAAAGTTTGAGCAGCAACACCGATAACATCAGTACGCATTGCATTGACGCCGTCCCTGAACGGCTCAAGAAACGCTTCCGACACAGTATCTTTGGAAAACACGCTTGCGACCGGGCTCTTCTCAATGAGCTCCAACACTTTCTCTCGCTCAACACCTTCAAGCTCAACTTTCTTCTTATCTTTATTCTTGCGCTTGAAGGTGTCCGCCAACAGCATCATGGGGTCGCCCTTCGCGGCTGTCACCCGTCCATTATCGTCGAAAATCACATCCAGACGACCAAGGACACGACCCCATTTCCATGCCGTGACAACATACACATCATTCCCATCAACCCCTTTGACGACCACCGGATACGTGTCGTCAGGCTTCTTCCCCAACTCTTCCATTGCATCGGAATCCCCCAGCAAGGAGTGGGAATGCCCCCCCACGATGACATCCACCCCTGACACAGTGGCAGCAAGCTGCTTGTCAGCATCCAGCCCCACGTGTGTCAGCAAAATAATCTTGTTGATCCCCTGCGCTTCCAATTCCTTGACATACCGTCTGGCTGATTCGGCTTCATCGGCAAAAACCACTTTGCCTGGGCTGGAAATGACTGCGGTTTCTTTGGTGGTCAACCCGATGATGCCGACCTTTTCCTCTCCGTATGAAGCAATGAAATATGGAACAACTTTGCTCGCCAATGCGGGAGTAGCCGAGGCATCCACATTCGCGCTGACCACGGGAACCGTAGTATATTTGAGAAATCCCGCCAAGAAATCCGGCCCCTTGTCAAACTCATGATTCCCCAAGGTCATGGCCGTAAAATCAAGCCTGTTCAGAAACTCCATTTCAGGCTTGCCACCATATTTCATGAAATAGAGATCACCCTGCACAGCATCTCCCGCATGCAAAAGCGCCACATTATGAACCTGACCACGCACACAAGAAACAGCGGTCTGCAATCGCGCCCACGCCCCTATTTTGACATACGTGGACTTCCCTTCCGGCTTCAATTCATCCTTTGTCGCATCCAGATACGAATGGGAGTCATTGACGTGCAATACTGTCAGGTCGAAACTCCACGCAGGGCCAGCAAGCACTATTACGGACATAAAAACAGCCACAAAGCCCCATTTTCTCACCATTCGAAACCTCCTCACTATGCGACCTCCAATATCAAGCCTTTCTCAAAAAAGAAACAGCCCCCCTTCTCTTTCCAAGTACACAAAAACCTTCTCTCCATCCCCGATTCACCAAATTCTTCCCTCTCCAACTGGAGTGCCTTGGGGTGCAAAGCACCCCAACAACGGCTCTCCTTCCCCGACCACGTGAGGTTTGTGAGAGTGGTGCAGATGTGCATTTTCTCGGGCGCAGTTTCACCGGAGGCGTAGCAGCGCTACGGTGAGGATGAAACGAAGCCCGAAAAATGTGCAGATGCGCCGCTATCGCAAGCCGTGTCTCCGAACCCAATCCATAAAAAAAGGGTCCCGCGCCACAGCGCAGGACCCTTTTTTTATGGATTGGGTTCGGACTACTTAATGAAAAGCATTTCCTGATAACTGGGAAGCGGCCAGAGATCGTCTGCGACCATGCCTTCCAAAGCGTCTGCCACTTCACGGACTTCAAGCATGGCTGGCAGAATCTTGTCGGTCTTGAACTTGGCTTCTTCCTCGACAGATTTAAAAGAATTCTGCGCCATCAACTCTTCCAACGCTTCTGTTGTCTTCTGCAATTTGCGCAGCTTGTCGGTAAGTTCACTCAAAGTGCCAAGGGTCGGCTCAATACCGGCAGCCTTGAGGCTGGCTGCGGTAGCAGCCAATTCACCCTGATACCGGATGGCTGAAGGCAGGATGATGGTCTTGGCGATCTTGACGACCAGAGCAGACTCTGTCTGGATATGCTGATTATACTGTTCGAAAAAGATTTCATGACGCGAATACATTTCGTCCTTGGACAAAACACCGTAGTCACTGAAGACCTTAACGACTTCCTCATCAATAAGGCTCGGCAATGCATCGACCGTAGTCTTCAAATTGGGCAGACCACGCTTTTCTGCTTCTTTCTGCCATGCATCGGCATAACCATCACCATTGAAGATGACATGGCCATGTTTTTCCATGATGCCCTTGATCACTTTCTGACAAGCGGAACTCAATTTTTTGGGATCACCCTTGGTGATCTTTTCGATCTCATCGCACATGAAGTCCAGAGACTCGGACATAATGGTGTTCAAAGCGACCTGAGAGCCAGCGATGGACTGATTGGAACCAACGGCACGAAACTCGAAACGGTTGCCGGTAAAAGCAAATGGCGACGTACGGTTACGATCACCGGAATCCATGGGCAACGGAGGCAAGGTGTCAACACCGACACGCAGCTTACCTTTGGCCTTAGTGCCTTTGAGATCTCCCATTTCAATCTGGTTGAAAATTTCAGCCAGTTCGCCGCCCAAGAAAATGGAAATGATGGCAGGTGGAGCTTCGTTGGCTCCAAGGCGATGGTCATTGCCAGCCGTAGCAACAGTCGCTCGCAAAAGTTTACCGAATTTCTCCACGGCACGGATGGTAGCTGCAGTAATAGCCAGGAACTGCATGTTCTCGTGCGGGGTTGCACCCGGAGAATACAAGGAGCCTTGCGTCGGAGTAGACAATGAGTAATTCAAATGCTTGCCCGAGCCATTGATGCCTGCAAATGGTTTTTCATGCAGCAGACAGGCCATGCCATACCGCTTGGCGACACCCTTCAAGGTAGTCATAATCATCTGGTTGTGATCAGTGGCAAGGTTGGCCTGTTCAAAAACCGGTGCGATTTCAAACTGACCGGGAGCCACCTCGTTATGACGGGTTTTAACCGGCACACCGAGCTTGTACAGTTCACGC
This genomic window contains:
- a CDS encoding aldose epimerase family protein: MSVQRTRWGALDDGTPVDLFTLTNSGGMKASIATYGGILTRLTAPDRDGNLADVTLGFDTLEEYVANPWYFGCLIGRVANRVSHARFVLNGKSFELEKNCGEHHLHGGCNGFHKQVWDSESIETDEGPSVRLRHVSPDREMGYPGKLECSALYTLTADGLRLDFKATTDKATVVNTTHHSYFNLSGLPGKDCLGHELCIPASRVLEVDTALIPTGQMTEASGTHLDFMHSETIGRRIADNTNGRGYDHYYVLDDSASTLRLAATVLEPGSGRGMEVWTTSPGVQFYSGDYIPDSLPGKGGLMYHSRSGFCLEAQGFVDAPNQPGFPEVSLEPGQEFVQTILFKFFVK
- a CDS encoding galactokinase family protein, translated to MAFIHDYLRALNAGFLDATLTELYGDSVLFIQRQRYSNLLSRLEKWSGCNRAVLVTAPGRTELGGNHTDHNNGVVLAAGVHFDCLAAACPVDGTVIRVRSEGFSDSIEVDCTDLASRVEEEGTSTALVRGVVAGFVSRGWNVGGFDACISGDVPIGAGLSSSAAFEVCIGQILNQLYCEGKRTSLELATAGREAENIHFGKPCGFMDQLACATQGILSIDFMTQKTPQVTQIDFDFEAAGYQLVVVDTGGSHADLTPEYAAIPEEMGRAARVLGQDVARGLTVQQVMENVSGIRMEAGDRGVLRLIHFIEESERAQQQAVALQTGDMDGFLRLVNQSGDSSWRLLQNCISTTNALEQGIPLALTLTERFLGGRGAWRIQGGGFAGTIQAYVPTELVQEYSDFMDGVFKPGAVLPLKIRKPGMDCIRLNDLHGAPSS
- a CDS encoding LacI family DNA-binding transcriptional regulator; protein product: MSSFTIKDLAKKLGVSPSTVSRALRDHPDISLATKRKVTEAAEKYHYQPNQLAQSLQKKRSNTIGVIVPEIRHHFFSNVISGIEEVAYEHGYIIMVCQSNETLAREMINTQALVANQVAGLLIAISSETTNHEHLSGVIRQNVPLVQFDRVVEGLDTSKVVVDDYRAAYGAVTHLIESGYRRIGHLAGQDGIALNQHRFEGYRDAMRDNGLTVEDKFHLHGGYREEDGRAGAEKYLAMDEMPEAILAINDPVAVGLFTRFKEAGVRIPDDVALVGFSDTPAAALIEPALTTVFQPAFEIGRMAVKLLLKQFEAGENFVPETVTLETQLLVRGSSLARGRS
- a CDS encoding UDP-glucose--hexose-1-phosphate uridylyltransferase, coding for MNFEDNPHRRLNQLTGEWVLVSPHRTKRPWQGQQEEPDLATLPEYDDSCYLCPGNVRAGGAVNPAYEETFVFTNDFAALLPDMPEETEVSLDNNSLLVAEPETGVCRVLCYSPRHDLTLARLGVAQARKVVDIWCTEFQALGVRDDIGYVQIFENRGSVMGCSNPHPHGQIWATRNVPMYPATEGGRQSAYLQEHDSCLLCSYLETEMKRGERIIFENDSFVVLVPFWATWPFETMILPKKHMTSILEMDAPIRDDLADAMVRLNIRYDNLFQTSFPYSMGIHQAPSDGEGHPHWHFHIHYYPPLLRSKSVKKFMVGYEMMAMPQRDLTAEAAAIRLREQGEVHYLEMR
- a CDS encoding transporter substrate-binding domain-containing protein, which encodes MQFVFSFVLSLMMFIAPSLAAETVVLTYGEWPPYHSSKLPGKGVASIIYEEAFRFSGVEVVYECLPWKRAYEKASHGEVTGSVGWLKSGEREKIFFYSDSVMESETVFFYNRYNGFDWENVEDVMDMRIATALGDLAQKTFTKVVKNGTGEIHTTRGYVQGMRMLVAGRVDLFVCNKEVGLHILENWFPDATHVVVHPHPIRKGASHLIISRRIPSGLELVEKFNNGLRWLKESGRYQQIMTDYFEDKSGM
- the ugpC gene encoding sn-glycerol-3-phosphate ABC transporter ATP-binding protein UgpC: MANVELKKVVKRYGDVEVVHGIDLDIKDNEFIVLVGPSGCGKSTVLRMVAGLEAISGGEVLIGDRVVNQVSPKDRNVAMVFQNYALYPHMSVRENMGFSLKMRNKSKADVEAKVNEAAQVLELGPYLDRKPSELSGGQRQRVAMGRAMVRKPDVFLFDEPLSNLDAQLRTQMRMELRKMHLRMATTTIYVTHDQIEAMTLADRIVILKDGDIQQIGTPIEVFEDPDNIFVAQFIGNPPMNILSGTCRIENGKRQVIVGNSIFPVVDGKAESLQDGAPVKVGLRPDSIKMGDNIEKLPKEWWCQGEVVVSEILGGQSHLEIVIDGENELIAEVEGRVVAHPGEVVPIGFEFDRMVLFDPETTNALR